One stretch of Pedobacter riviphilus DNA includes these proteins:
- a CDS encoding chloramphenicol acetyltransferase, translating to MKEKIDINTWIRKDHFKFFSAFEEPFFGVTVEVDCTATYEEAKEHNVSFFLLYLHKSLVAANQIEPFRYRIIDGEVWKYSSVNAAATINRPNGTFGFGYMDFYNDFEDFRTAANKEIDKVQTSTGLIPSLSGENVIHYSALPWLNFTSLSHARNYAYQDSCPKISFGKLRDENERKIMSVSIHVNHALMDGFNVAQFVDRYQELLSNKEVNAYV from the coding sequence ATGAAAGAAAAAATAGATATAAACACCTGGATCAGAAAAGATCATTTTAAATTTTTTAGCGCCTTTGAAGAACCTTTCTTCGGCGTAACCGTAGAGGTAGATTGTACTGCCACCTACGAAGAAGCAAAAGAACATAACGTTTCTTTTTTTCTGCTTTATCTGCACAAATCGCTGGTAGCCGCCAATCAGATAGAACCTTTTAGATACCGTATTATTGATGGCGAAGTTTGGAAGTACAGTAGCGTGAATGCCGCAGCTACCATTAACAGGCCAAATGGTACCTTTGGATTTGGATACATGGATTTCTACAATGATTTTGAAGATTTTAGAACAGCAGCCAATAAGGAGATTGACAAAGTACAGACCAGCACAGGTTTAATCCCTTCTTTATCGGGCGAAAATGTAATTCATTATTCGGCACTGCCCTGGTTAAATTTCACTTCTTTATCACACGCCCGAAATTATGCTTACCAGGACAGCTGCCCTAAAATATCTTTTGGCAAGCTTAGAGATGAAAACGAAAGAAAAATAATGTCGGTTTCCATACATGTAAACCACGCCTTGATGGATGGCTTTAACGTTGCCCAGTTTGTAGATCGCTATCAGGAGCTATTAAGCAACAAGGAAGTTAACGCGTATGTTTAA
- a CDS encoding helix-turn-helix domain-containing protein: protein MRKTTGILPYYTEINDFLASIPWPERTTNPDFYCLRLKPIEGGQMPVYRPPFKRSFYFFALLFNSGEIKVEYGEQTIQDADSYLVFHSPNLIYSFTHNNALEGYVVYFKPDAFSFFKPGFHRQFTLFDPHRTNLFKFDHGMFRQLAPHFESVFAAYEHSGKDAHLEARLKLLGLLCHLQNCALESKQNEGPNSRPELLMRDFLQLIENNYIHKRSIKEYAALLSVTPNYLSRSVKQVSGRNALAFITERLVSEAKSLVRYTDLEISTIAYQLDFSDPANFGKFFKKHTKFSPSAFRSQHKGLN from the coding sequence ATGAGGAAAACCACCGGCATACTTCCTTACTATACCGAAATTAATGATTTTTTGGCCTCCATTCCATGGCCTGAGCGAACAACAAACCCAGATTTTTATTGTCTGAGGTTGAAACCGATCGAAGGTGGTCAGATGCCGGTTTACAGGCCTCCTTTTAAGCGATCGTTTTACTTTTTTGCACTGCTTTTCAATTCTGGTGAAATCAAAGTGGAATACGGGGAGCAGACCATTCAAGACGCTGACTCCTATTTGGTATTCCATTCACCAAACCTGATTTATAGCTTTACCCATAATAATGCGCTGGAGGGATACGTGGTTTATTTTAAGCCCGACGCTTTTTCTTTTTTTAAGCCAGGGTTCCATCGTCAGTTCACACTGTTCGATCCCCATCGCACCAACCTGTTTAAGTTTGATCACGGGATGTTTAGGCAGTTGGCCCCACATTTTGAGTCTGTTTTTGCCGCTTACGAACATTCCGGGAAAGATGCCCACCTGGAAGCACGATTGAAATTACTGGGACTGTTATGTCATCTGCAGAATTGTGCACTGGAAAGTAAACAGAATGAGGGGCCAAACAGTAGGCCGGAACTATTGATGCGTGATTTTCTACAGTTGATTGAAAACAATTATATCCATAAACGAAGTATCAAAGAGTATGCTGCCCTGCTTTCAGTGACTCCAAATTATCTTTCACGGTCTGTTAAGCAGGTTTCCGGTCGTAATGCATTGGCTTTTATCACAGAACGTTTGGTTTCTGAAGCCAAATCGCTTGTTCGCTACACTGATCTGGAGATTTCCACGATTGCCTACCAGTTGGATTTTTCTGACCCGGCTAATTTTGGTAAATTCTTTAAAAAGCACACAAAGTTTTCTCCTTCTGCCTTCCGCAGTCAGCATAAGGGATTAAATTGA
- a CDS encoding VOC family protein, with amino-acid sequence MPSKIFINLPVKDLGRSVEFFTKLGFSFSAQFSDEKAGCMVISECIFVMLLTETYFSSFIDTEICDANHQTEMLIALDASSVDEVKEFISKAESLGARIYAEPKDHGFMYQHSFADLDGHKWELVFMDMNQFGQS; translated from the coding sequence ATGCCAAGCAAAATATTTATCAATCTGCCGGTAAAAGACCTGGGCAGATCCGTTGAGTTTTTTACAAAACTGGGTTTCTCCTTCAGTGCGCAGTTCAGCGATGAGAAGGCCGGCTGTATGGTCATCAGTGAGTGCATCTTTGTGATGCTGTTGACCGAAACCTATTTCAGCTCATTTATTGATACCGAAATCTGCGATGCCAACCACCAAACCGAAATGCTCATCGCGCTCGATGCCAGCTCAGTAGATGAGGTAAAAGAATTTATCAGCAAAGCGGAATCCCTTGGTGCCAGGATTTATGCAGAGCCCAAAGACCACGGATTTATGTACCAGCATAGCTTCGCTGACCTGGATGGACACAAGTGGGAGTTGGTATTTATGGACATGAATCAGTTTGGACAATCTTAA
- a CDS encoding YdeI/OmpD-associated family protein produces MEKLKYDPAIDAYIANAADFARPILEHWRRLVHENCPGVDEAIKWGIPHFDYKGDHMCVMASHKAHCSFTFIKGELMRDARLKAAKDLKATSRFLGKITKVNELPSDQEFIDMIKEAVQLNEQGVKIKREKTEDNKPKVLDTPGYFQDALDSEPKAKAVYLSKSNSFRKEYIIWISSAKTDETRQKRIQEALAWIAEGKGRFWKHQK; encoded by the coding sequence ATGGAAAAATTAAAATATGACCCCGCTATTGATGCCTACATTGCCAACGCCGCAGATTTTGCCCGGCCCATTCTCGAACATTGGCGCCGGCTCGTACACGAGAACTGTCCGGGTGTGGATGAGGCAATCAAATGGGGAATTCCCCATTTCGATTACAAGGGAGACCACATGTGTGTGATGGCTTCGCACAAGGCGCACTGCTCTTTCACTTTTATAAAGGGTGAACTGATGAGAGATGCAAGGTTGAAAGCCGCAAAAGACCTAAAAGCCACTAGCCGGTTTCTTGGTAAAATAACAAAGGTTAACGAGCTGCCTTCCGATCAGGAATTTATCGACATGATAAAGGAAGCGGTACAATTGAATGAACAGGGCGTGAAGATAAAGCGCGAAAAAACAGAAGATAACAAACCTAAAGTACTTGATACACCTGGTTATTTCCAGGATGCATTGGATAGCGAGCCAAAAGCCAAAGCAGTTTATCTGAGCAAATCAAATTCATTCCGTAAAGAATATATTATATGGATTAGCAGCGCGAAGACCGATGAAACCCGGCAAAAACGAATACAAGAAGCATTGGCTTGGATAGCCGAAGGAAAAGGCAGATTTTGGAAACACCAAAAGTAA
- a CDS encoding Crp/Fnr family transcriptional regulator, with protein sequence MMDILLQTIEKAVNVDQDEKELIARLFHEKKYAKGDYFLKESDVCRNVGFMISGVMRYYINDDGEEKTYGFAKESDFVCNNESFLPQQPSRQIIQALEDCTLLVIGYSDLQKFYTSIKSGERFGRLVIEQVFVKTLQGLNSFYTDSPDLRYEKFLKEYPDLLQRIPQYYIASYVGVKPQSLSRIRSRNTRRE encoded by the coding sequence ATGATGGATATATTGTTGCAGACGATTGAAAAAGCAGTAAATGTAGACCAGGATGAAAAAGAACTCATTGCCAGACTTTTTCATGAAAAAAAGTATGCGAAGGGCGATTATTTTCTGAAGGAAAGTGACGTATGTCGAAATGTTGGATTTATGATAAGCGGCGTAATGCGATATTATATTAACGATGATGGAGAGGAGAAAACTTATGGATTTGCCAAAGAATCTGATTTTGTCTGCAACAATGAAAGTTTTTTGCCTCAGCAGCCATCCCGGCAAATTATCCAGGCGCTGGAGGATTGTACTTTATTGGTTATCGGATACAGTGATCTTCAAAAATTTTATACTTCAATCAAAAGCGGCGAACGTTTCGGGCGGCTTGTTATCGAGCAGGTTTTTGTCAAAACCTTACAGGGACTCAATTCTTTCTATACGGATTCACCAGACCTCCGTTATGAGAAATTTTTAAAAGAATATCCTGATCTGCTACAGCGTATACCACAGTATTATATTGCTTCCTATGTGGGCGTTAAACCACAATCGCTAAGCCGTATCCGGAGCAGAAATACGCGCAGAGAATGA
- a CDS encoding DUF4267 domain-containing protein codes for MTTRICYRIAFLTGIGLLFIGLRFLISPVKAEFDYGIFTNTNEDYSFHYIKGIRDLFSGILLLLLVLTKERKALGITLLSATVVPFGDFMIVMGKNGSDWQHAIAHLVAIAICMITGPLLLLQKTKKSSSDKQVSFNLIRSAADGGPTVAECDLLPGAKTPWHYHTLFSEKFEILDGELEVGKAGKRYQLKSGDEIVILANETHLFYNRSESVCRIRTTIDPGNIPFEQASLILLGLAKDGFTNRNGIPKKLSDLALFIYLNNSKMTGIMKIAELFLSLVAKIAINTGRLKVLEDAYCKPARQIIS; via the coding sequence ATGACAACAAGAATTTGTTACCGCATTGCATTTTTGACCGGAATAGGGTTGCTATTTATAGGTCTAAGATTTTTGATTTCGCCGGTTAAAGCTGAATTCGATTATGGCATCTTCACTAATACCAATGAGGATTATTCTTTTCACTACATCAAAGGTATCAGAGATCTATTTTCCGGCATTCTCCTGCTGCTTTTAGTATTAACAAAGGAAAGAAAGGCTCTGGGCATAACACTACTCTCAGCAACTGTTGTACCGTTCGGAGATTTCATGATTGTAATGGGCAAAAATGGAAGCGATTGGCAGCATGCGATAGCTCATTTGGTCGCCATAGCAATCTGCATGATTACTGGCCCGCTACTTTTATTGCAAAAAACCAAAAAAAGTAGTTCCGACAAACAAGTATCCTTCAATTTAATTCGTTCAGCGGCCGATGGTGGGCCTACAGTAGCTGAGTGTGATCTGCTCCCCGGCGCAAAAACGCCCTGGCATTACCATACATTATTTTCGGAAAAGTTTGAAATCCTGGATGGCGAACTGGAAGTTGGAAAGGCCGGTAAACGTTATCAACTCAAGTCTGGGGACGAGATTGTTATATTGGCCAACGAGACGCATCTTTTTTACAACAGATCGGAGAGCGTGTGCCGGATACGGACAACCATAGACCCTGGAAATATTCCATTTGAGCAGGCCTCGTTAATTTTATTGGGGCTCGCAAAGGATGGTTTTACTAACAGGAACGGGATACCAAAAAAGCTTTCAGACCTAGCTTTGTTTATTTATTTGAATAACTCCAAGATGACAGGAATAATGAAAATCGCAGAGCTATTTTTAAGTCTTGTTGCGAAAATTGCTATAAATACGGGCAGGTTGAAGGTTCTTGAGGATGCCTATTGTAAACCTGCCCGCCAGATAATTTCATAA
- a CDS encoding glycoside hydrolase family 97 protein: MNYFKGILLIIVLVASHVISFAQDLNVTSPDQKLMVKLYLNEGKLYYNVVLQGKEMIEQSPLGLRGSQMDLSSGLKLTGKQLRRIDERYNEPKIKISSVNYQANELICKFENAKKNQLEVVFRVSNNDIAFKYQIPQTGEAATFVIEEELSGYKFPANTTTFLTPQATPMIGWMKTKPSYEEEYTPDQAMGVPSKYGLGYTFPALFHLGNEGWVLLSETGVNSLYCGSKLSEGTKDGHYKIAFPEKGENNGIGSANPTISLPGNTPWRTITVGRTLKPIVETTVPFDVVAPQYTASKDYTFGRSTWSWLLWQDESINFEDQKKFIDLSAAMGYEFVLIDNWWDSRIGRKKIEELVAYGKEKKVGISLWYNSNGFWNDAPQGPKYKMNTASARKQEMAWMQQIGIKGIKVDFFGGDKQETMKLYEDILADANTFGLTVIFHGCTIPRGWERMYPNYVGSEAVLASENLIFTQHANDNEAISASLHPFIRNAVGAMDFGPVLLNKRHNRKNDGGTTRKTTETFQLATAILFQNPVQNFGITPNNLTDVAPHVIDFMKNVPTTWDNTVFVDGYPGKYCVLARRHGDTWYIAAINAETTEKTIEISLPMLSGTDVSLYSDADDRSPQIKQLKLNKAKQLKVKLLPGGANVIVAK; this comes from the coding sequence ATGAATTATTTTAAAGGCATTTTACTGATAATAGTACTAGTTGCTAGCCACGTTATATCTTTTGCCCAAGACCTGAATGTTACAAGCCCGGATCAGAAATTGATGGTTAAACTATATTTAAATGAGGGTAAACTTTATTACAATGTGGTATTACAGGGTAAAGAAATGATTGAGCAATCACCGCTGGGGCTTCGTGGAAGCCAAATGGATTTATCATCTGGTCTCAAACTAACGGGTAAGCAATTACGGCGAATAGATGAGCGTTACAATGAACCAAAAATCAAGATCAGTAGTGTAAATTATCAGGCAAATGAGCTCATCTGCAAGTTTGAAAATGCCAAAAAGAATCAGCTCGAAGTCGTATTCCGCGTAAGTAATAACGACATTGCCTTTAAATATCAGATTCCCCAAACCGGTGAGGCAGCGACCTTTGTCATTGAAGAAGAATTGAGCGGATACAAATTCCCGGCAAATACCACTACATTTTTAACACCGCAGGCCACCCCCATGATTGGCTGGATGAAAACCAAGCCAAGCTACGAAGAAGAATATACACCCGACCAGGCCATGGGCGTCCCTTCAAAATATGGCTTAGGTTATACTTTTCCCGCCCTCTTCCATTTGGGGAATGAAGGCTGGGTATTGCTTTCAGAAACTGGTGTAAATTCCCTCTACTGTGGTTCCAAGCTAAGCGAAGGTACTAAAGATGGTCATTACAAAATTGCTTTTCCGGAGAAGGGAGAAAATAATGGTATCGGTAGTGCAAATCCAACCATATCATTGCCTGGCAATACCCCTTGGCGCACCATTACCGTTGGACGTACACTTAAACCAATTGTTGAAACTACTGTGCCGTTCGATGTTGTAGCGCCACAATATACCGCATCAAAAGACTATACTTTTGGCCGATCTACCTGGAGTTGGCTGTTATGGCAAGATGAAAGCATTAATTTCGAAGATCAGAAAAAATTCATCGACCTTTCTGCCGCAATGGGCTATGAGTTTGTATTGATCGATAACTGGTGGGACAGCAGGATCGGACGGAAAAAAATCGAGGAACTGGTTGCCTACGGAAAAGAGAAAAAAGTTGGTATTTCCTTATGGTATAACTCCAATGGTTTTTGGAACGATGCTCCACAAGGACCTAAATATAAAATGAATACAGCCTCGGCTAGAAAACAGGAAATGGCATGGATGCAGCAGATTGGTATAAAAGGGATCAAGGTAGATTTCTTTGGTGGCGATAAGCAGGAAACCATGAAACTTTATGAGGATATTTTAGCTGATGCCAACACCTTTGGCTTAACGGTAATATTCCATGGCTGTACAATACCCAGAGGCTGGGAAAGAATGTACCCCAACTATGTTGGAAGTGAGGCCGTATTGGCATCAGAGAACCTGATATTCACCCAACATGCAAATGATAACGAAGCCATCAGCGCCAGCCTTCATCCATTTATCCGGAATGCTGTAGGCGCAATGGATTTCGGGCCAGTTCTTTTAAATAAGCGCCACAACAGGAAAAATGACGGAGGAACAACTAGAAAAACAACAGAAACATTCCAATTGGCAACCGCTATCCTTTTCCAGAATCCGGTGCAGAATTTTGGCATCACTCCTAATAACCTCACCGATGTTGCGCCCCATGTAATCGATTTTATGAAAAATGTACCTACTACATGGGACAACACTGTTTTTGTTGATGGATATCCGGGGAAATATTGTGTACTGGCACGTCGCCATGGCGATACCTGGTATATTGCAGCCATAAATGCTGAAACCACAGAGAAAACGATCGAAATTTCACTTCCAATGTTATCGGGTACTGATGTTAGCTTATACTCAGATGCAGACGATCGTTCACCTCAAATAAAACAGTTGAAATTAAACAAGGCAAAACAATTGAAAGTAAAACTTTTACCAGGCGGGGCAAATGTAATCGTGGCAAAATAA